A single window of Streptomyces cathayae DNA harbors:
- a CDS encoding carbohydrate ABC transporter permease, whose protein sequence is MTTTVTPPPPETTSAKEQVRSRLPKSARAGGTLHGGPIAYAILIVFTIVSLFPLVWTAIAASRDTQRLAQTPPPFWFGSNLFKNLEIAWTEANLGEAFLNTTIVAGISAVTVVILSTIAGFAFAKLRFRGRGALMLLVIGTMMVPPQLSIIPLYMMVAKLDWTDQLQAVIFPSLVSAFGVFFMRQYLLQALPDEIIEAARVDGASSWRVVWHVVFPAARPAMAVLGMLIFVQTWNDFLWPFLVLTQSGNPTVQVAVAGLGRGFTPDQSLIMAGALLGTLPLLLVFAVFGKQIVGGIMQGAVKG, encoded by the coding sequence GTGACGACGACTGTGACGCCCCCGCCCCCCGAGACCACGTCCGCCAAGGAGCAGGTCCGCTCCCGTCTGCCGAAGTCCGCGCGGGCCGGCGGCACCCTGCACGGCGGCCCGATCGCGTACGCGATCCTGATCGTGTTCACGATCGTCTCGCTGTTCCCGCTGGTGTGGACCGCGATCGCCGCCTCCCGGGACACCCAGCGTCTCGCACAGACCCCGCCGCCGTTCTGGTTCGGCTCGAACCTGTTCAAGAACCTGGAGATCGCCTGGACCGAAGCCAACCTCGGGGAGGCGTTCCTCAACACCACGATCGTGGCGGGCATTTCGGCGGTGACCGTCGTCATCCTGTCGACGATCGCCGGTTTCGCCTTCGCCAAGCTGCGCTTCCGGGGCCGGGGCGCGCTGATGCTGCTCGTGATCGGCACCATGATGGTCCCGCCGCAGCTGAGCATCATCCCGCTGTACATGATGGTCGCCAAGCTGGACTGGACCGATCAGCTGCAGGCGGTCATCTTCCCGTCGCTGGTGAGCGCCTTCGGCGTGTTCTTCATGCGGCAGTACCTGCTCCAGGCGCTGCCCGACGAGATCATCGAGGCCGCCCGGGTCGACGGCGCGAGCAGCTGGCGCGTGGTGTGGCACGTGGTGTTCCCGGCGGCGCGGCCGGCGATGGCCGTGCTGGGCATGCTGATCTTCGTGCAGACCTGGAACGACTTCCTGTGGCCGTTCCTCGTCCTGACCCAGTCCGGCAATCCGACCGTGCAGGTCGCGGTCGCGGGCCTCGGCCGCGGATTCACCCCGGACCAGTCCCTGATCATGGCGGGTGCCCTGCTGGGCACACTGCCGCTGCTGCTGGTCTTCGCGGTCTTCGGCAAGCAGATCGTGGGCGGCATCATGCAGGGCGCGGTCAAGGGCTGA
- a CDS encoding carbohydrate ABC transporter permease — MSTRHDTAASPLKGGAAPGRPPRGTASASAKDREERRRKKLSRRWQRDMRWSPYAFVAPFFLLFLAFGLFPLIYTGWASLHQVELTAPTDMNWVGLKNYTRIFDDDFFWNAARNTLTIGIISTVPQLLMAMGIAHILNYKLRASTFYRVAMLAPYATSIAAASLVFVLLFGRDYGMINWALDLVGIDPVAWQDDKWPGQFAVSTIIIWRWTGYNALIYLAAMQAIPQDLYESAALDGANRWQQFLHVTLPSLRPTILFTVVVSTIGASQVFGEPLLFDPNKGASGGAEHQFQTLGLYLYEQGWINQHLGRASAIAWMMFLILIVIGIINYVISRRLRASS, encoded by the coding sequence ATGTCCACCCGTCACGACACCGCCGCGTCCCCCCTCAAGGGGGGCGCGGCCCCGGGCCGCCCGCCCCGGGGCACCGCGTCCGCGAGCGCGAAGGACAGGGAGGAGCGGCGCCGGAAGAAGCTGTCCCGCCGCTGGCAGCGCGACATGCGCTGGAGCCCGTACGCCTTCGTCGCACCGTTCTTCCTGCTGTTCCTCGCCTTCGGCCTGTTCCCGCTGATCTACACCGGCTGGGCCTCGCTGCACCAGGTGGAGCTGACCGCCCCGACCGACATGAACTGGGTCGGGCTGAAGAACTACACCCGGATCTTCGACGACGACTTCTTCTGGAACGCGGCGCGGAACACCCTGACCATCGGCATCATCTCGACCGTCCCGCAGCTGCTGATGGCGATGGGCATCGCCCACATCCTCAACTACAAGCTGCGCGCCTCGACCTTCTACCGGGTCGCGATGCTCGCCCCGTACGCCACCTCGATCGCCGCCGCCTCCCTGGTGTTCGTGCTGCTCTTCGGGCGTGACTACGGGATGATCAACTGGGCGCTGGACCTCGTCGGGATCGACCCGGTCGCCTGGCAGGACGACAAGTGGCCCGGACAGTTCGCGGTCTCGACGATCATCATCTGGCGCTGGACCGGTTACAACGCGCTGATCTACCTGGCCGCGATGCAGGCGATCCCGCAGGACCTGTACGAGTCGGCGGCGCTGGACGGCGCCAACCGCTGGCAGCAGTTCCTGCACGTGACGCTGCCCTCGCTGCGCCCGACGATCCTGTTCACGGTGGTCGTCTCCACCATCGGCGCCAGCCAGGTCTTCGGCGAGCCGCTGCTGTTCGACCCCAACAAGGGCGCGTCCGGCGGTGCGGAGCACCAGTTCCAGACGCTCGGCCTGTACCTGTACGAACAGGGCTGGATCAACCAGCACCTGGGCCGCGCCTCGGCGATCGCCTGGATGATGTTCCTGATCCTGATCGTCATCGGCATCATCAACTACGTCATCTCGCGCCGGCTGCGCGCCAGCAGTTAA
- a CDS encoding GlxA family transcriptional regulator — MSHDSTAAPEIAARKLAGRRRKEIVAVLLFSGGPIFESSIPLSVFGIDRQDAGVPRYRLLVSAGEGGPLRTTGGLELTAPHGLEAIARAGTVVVPAWRSITSPPPDDALEALRRAHEEGARIVGLCTGAFVLAAAGLLDGRPATTHWMYAPTLAKRYPSVHVDPRELFVDDGDVLTSAGTAAGIDLCLHIVRADHGNEAAGALARRLVVPPRRTGGQERYLDRSLPEEIGADPLAEVVAWALEHLHEQFDVETLAARAYMSRRTFDRRFRSLTGSAPLQWLITQRVLQAQRLLETSDYSVDEVAGRCGFRSPVALRGHFRRQLGSSPAAYRAAYRARRPQTERNQGADGIPNTPGAVPSGPAHPYGHPGQAGPASTAPHPDNPVPHQSRRAAAASALGGPSLAASADPGREAYVPRAGVPGQRSAP, encoded by the coding sequence ATGAGCCACGACTCCACTGCCGCGCCGGAGATCGCGGCCCGGAAACTCGCCGGGCGACGTCGCAAGGAGATCGTCGCCGTACTGCTGTTCAGCGGCGGTCCCATCTTCGAGAGTTCCATACCGCTGTCGGTGTTCGGGATTGACCGCCAGGACGCCGGCGTACCGCGCTACCGACTGCTGGTGAGTGCCGGCGAGGGGGGCCCGCTGCGGACCACGGGGGGTCTCGAACTCACCGCGCCGCACGGCCTGGAGGCGATCGCCCGCGCGGGCACCGTCGTCGTGCCCGCCTGGCGTTCGATCACCTCGCCGCCACCGGACGACGCGCTCGAGGCGCTGCGCCGTGCCCACGAGGAGGGCGCCCGCATCGTCGGCCTGTGCACCGGCGCCTTCGTGCTCGCGGCGGCCGGCCTGCTGGACGGCCGTCCGGCGACCACCCACTGGATGTACGCGCCGACGCTGGCGAAACGCTATCCGTCGGTCCACGTCGATCCGCGCGAACTCTTCGTGGACGACGGCGACGTGCTGACATCGGCGGGTACGGCGGCCGGAATCGATCTGTGCCTGCACATCGTGCGCGCGGATCACGGCAACGAGGCAGCGGGGGCACTCGCCCGGCGCCTCGTCGTCCCGCCGCGCCGGACGGGCGGTCAGGAGCGCTATCTCGACAGGTCTTTACCCGAGGAGATCGGCGCCGACCCGCTCGCCGAGGTCGTCGCCTGGGCGCTGGAGCACCTCCACGAACAGTTCGACGTGGAGACGCTGGCGGCACGCGCGTACATGAGCCGTCGTACGTTCGACCGCCGCTTCCGCTCGCTGACCGGCAGCGCGCCGCTGCAGTGGCTGATCACGCAGCGGGTGCTGCAGGCCCAGCGCCTGCTGGAGACGTCGGACTACTCGGTGGACGAGGTCGCGGGCCGCTGCGGCTTCCGCTCACCGGTCGCGCTGCGGGGCCACTTCCGGCGCCAGCTGGGTTCGTCCCCGGCCGCCTACCGGGCCGCGTACCGCGCGCGACGCCCCCAGACCGAGCGGAACCAGGGCGCCGACGGCATCCCGAACACCCCGGGAGCCGTCCCGTCCGGCCCGGCGCACCCGTACGGGCACCCGGGGCAGGCCGGCCCGGCGTCCACCGCGCCGCACCCGGACAACCCCGTCCCGCACCAGTCCCGGCGTGCGGCGGCCGCGAGCGCCCTGGGCGGGCCGTCCCTGGCGGCCTCGGCGGACCCGGGCCGCGAGGCGTACGTCCCGCGGGCGGGCGTGCCGGGGCAGCGCAGCGCGCCGTGA
- a CDS encoding GH1 family beta-glucosidase codes for MTDSTTPVTPAAFPPAFLWGAATSAYQIEGAVREDGRTPSIWDTFSHTPGKTAGGDTGDIAVDHYHRYRDDVALMAELGLGAYRFSIAWPRVQPTGRGPAVQRGLDFYRRLVDELLAHGIKPAATLYHWDLPQELEDAGGWPERDTAYRFAEYAQLVGEALGDRVEQWITLNEPWCSAFLGYASGVHAPGRTDPAASLRAAHHLNLAHGLGAKALRSVMPARNSIAISLNSAAVRPLSPDDPADLAAARKIDDLASGIFHGPILKGAYPESLLTATSSLTDWSCIQDGDLDLIHQPLDALGLNYYTPTLVSAADPDAEGPRADGHGASEHSPWPAADDVAFHQVPGERTEMGWSVDPTGLHELIMRYTRDAPGLPLYVTENGAAYDDKPGADGAVHDPERIAYLHGHLAAVRRAITDGADVRGYYLWSLLDNFEWAYGYEKRFGAIHVDYASQERTPKASALWYSRAAKSGALPGPEAI; via the coding sequence ATGACTGACTCCACCACGCCGGTGACCCCGGCGGCCTTCCCCCCCGCCTTCCTCTGGGGTGCCGCGACCTCCGCCTACCAGATCGAGGGCGCGGTGCGGGAGGACGGTCGTACGCCGTCCATCTGGGACACCTTCAGCCACACGCCGGGCAAGACCGCCGGTGGCGACACCGGTGACATCGCTGTCGACCACTACCACCGCTACCGCGACGACGTGGCGCTGATGGCGGAACTGGGCCTGGGCGCCTACCGCTTCTCCATCGCCTGGCCCCGGGTGCAGCCGACCGGCCGCGGCCCGGCCGTCCAGCGCGGCCTGGACTTCTACCGCCGGCTGGTCGACGAACTGCTGGCCCACGGCATCAAGCCGGCCGCCACCCTGTACCACTGGGACCTGCCGCAGGAGCTGGAGGACGCGGGCGGCTGGCCGGAGCGTGACACCGCGTACCGCTTCGCCGAGTACGCGCAGCTCGTCGGTGAGGCGCTCGGCGACCGGGTGGAGCAGTGGATCACGCTCAACGAGCCGTGGTGCAGCGCGTTCCTGGGCTACGCCTCCGGTGTGCACGCGCCGGGCCGTACCGACCCGGCGGCCTCGCTGCGGGCCGCCCACCACCTGAACCTGGCGCACGGACTGGGTGCCAAGGCGCTGCGGTCGGTGATGCCCGCCCGCAACTCGATCGCGATCAGCCTCAACTCCGCGGCGGTCCGGCCCCTCTCCCCCGACGACCCGGCGGACCTGGCGGCGGCGCGCAAGATCGACGACCTGGCCAGCGGTATCTTCCACGGCCCGATCCTGAAAGGCGCCTACCCCGAGTCGCTGCTGACGGCGACCTCGTCGCTGACGGACTGGTCGTGCATCCAGGACGGCGACCTGGACCTGATCCACCAGCCGCTGGACGCGCTCGGCCTCAACTACTACACGCCCACCCTGGTGTCGGCGGCGGACCCGGACGCGGAGGGACCGCGGGCCGACGGCCACGGGGCGAGCGAGCACTCGCCGTGGCCGGCCGCGGACGACGTGGCCTTCCATCAGGTGCCCGGGGAGCGCACCGAGATGGGCTGGTCCGTCGACCCGACCGGGCTGCACGAGCTGATCATGCGGTACACCCGGGACGCGCCCGGCCTGCCGCTCTACGTCACCGAGAACGGCGCCGCCTACGACGACAAGCCCGGCGCCGACGGCGCGGTGCACGACCCGGAGCGGATCGCCTACCTGCACGGCCACCTCGCCGCGGTCCGCCGGGCCATCACCGACGGCGCGGACGTGCGCGGCTACTACCTGTGGTCCCTGCTGGACAACTTCGAGTGGGCGTACGGCTACGAGAAGCGCTTCGGCGCGATCCACGTCGACTACGCGTCCCAGGAGCGGACCCCGAAGGCCAGCGCCCTCTGGTACAGCCGGGCGGCCAAGTCGGGCGCCCTGCCGGGGCCGGAGGCCATCTGA
- a CDS encoding heavy metal translocating P-type ATPase, with protein MEQFRRLFWFMLVLAVPVVGFNGMFAHLVGYDLPEAGWVRWISPVLGTVVYVWGGRPFLTGAASEIRSRAPGMMLLIGLAITVAFVASWSATLHLVDDELDFWWELALLVVIMLLGHWIEMRSLARTTSALDSLAALLPDEAERVEGDDVVTVAPADLAVGDVVLVRPGASVPADGKIVDGSASMDESMVTGESRPVRREPGEQVVAGTVATDSGLRVEVTAVGEDTALAGIRKLVADAQSSSSRAQRVADTAAGWLFWFALGSAALTAAVWSLVGLPDTAVVRTISVLVIACPHALGLAIPLVVSIATERAARAGVLVKDRLALESMRTVDAVLFDKTGTLTKGEPTVTGIEPAGGRTEDEVLALAAAAENSSEHPLATAVVGAARTRGLEVPGSTDFSSSPAVGVRAVVDGTVIAVGGPYLLEEHGLDELPVADTWRKEGAIILHVLADGRVIGALRLADEIRPESREAVDALHAAGAQVVMITGDARAVAATVAGELGIDRVFAGVRPEDKAAKVAELQAEGLKVAMVGDGVNDAPALAQADVGIAIGAGTDVAIGSAGVVLASSDPRAVLSVGKLSRASYHKMKQNLWWAAGYNLFSVPLAAGVLAPLGFVLPMSVGAILMSASTVVVALNAQLLRRLEL; from the coding sequence GTGGAGCAGTTCCGGCGGCTGTTCTGGTTCATGCTCGTCCTGGCGGTCCCGGTGGTGGGGTTCAACGGGATGTTCGCCCACCTCGTCGGCTACGACCTGCCCGAGGCGGGGTGGGTGCGGTGGATCTCCCCGGTGCTGGGCACCGTGGTCTACGTCTGGGGCGGCCGGCCGTTCCTGACCGGAGCCGCCTCGGAGATCCGCTCCCGCGCGCCCGGCATGATGCTGCTCATCGGCCTGGCCATCACCGTCGCGTTCGTCGCCTCCTGGAGTGCGACCCTCCACCTGGTCGACGACGAACTGGACTTCTGGTGGGAGCTGGCCCTGCTGGTGGTCATCATGCTCCTGGGCCACTGGATCGAGATGCGCTCCCTGGCCCGGACCACGTCCGCGCTCGATTCCCTGGCCGCCCTGCTGCCCGACGAGGCCGAGCGGGTCGAGGGCGACGACGTCGTGACGGTCGCTCCGGCCGACCTGGCCGTCGGCGACGTCGTCCTGGTCCGGCCCGGCGCCTCGGTGCCCGCCGACGGGAAGATCGTCGACGGTTCGGCGAGCATGGACGAGTCCATGGTCACCGGTGAGTCCAGGCCGGTCCGCCGGGAGCCCGGTGAGCAGGTGGTCGCCGGCACCGTGGCCACCGACTCCGGGCTGCGCGTGGAGGTCACGGCCGTCGGTGAGGACACCGCTCTGGCCGGCATCCGGAAACTGGTCGCCGACGCCCAGTCGTCCTCCTCGCGCGCCCAGCGCGTCGCCGACACCGCGGCGGGGTGGCTGTTCTGGTTCGCGCTGGGCTCGGCCGCGCTCACCGCGGCCGTGTGGAGCCTCGTGGGCCTGCCCGACACCGCCGTCGTACGGACCATCTCCGTGCTGGTCATCGCCTGCCCCCACGCCCTGGGCCTGGCGATCCCGCTGGTGGTGTCCATCGCGACCGAGCGGGCCGCCCGCGCCGGCGTCCTGGTCAAGGACCGGCTGGCGCTGGAGTCGATGCGCACCGTCGACGCGGTCCTGTTCGACAAGACCGGCACCCTGACCAAGGGCGAGCCCACGGTGACCGGGATCGAACCCGCCGGCGGCCGTACCGAGGACGAGGTGCTGGCCCTGGCCGCCGCGGCGGAGAACTCCAGCGAGCACCCCCTGGCCACGGCCGTCGTCGGGGCGGCACGGACACGCGGGCTGGAGGTGCCCGGGTCCACCGACTTCTCCTCCTCCCCGGCCGTGGGGGTGCGGGCGGTGGTGGACGGCACCGTGATCGCCGTGGGCGGCCCCTACCTCCTCGAGGAGCACGGCCTCGACGAGCTGCCCGTCGCCGACACGTGGCGGAAGGAGGGCGCGATCATCCTGCACGTCCTCGCCGACGGCCGGGTGATCGGTGCGCTGCGGCTGGCCGACGAGATCCGGCCGGAGTCCCGCGAGGCGGTGGACGCTCTGCACGCGGCGGGCGCCCAGGTCGTGATGATCACCGGCGACGCCCGTGCGGTGGCCGCCACCGTCGCCGGGGAACTGGGCATCGACCGCGTGTTCGCCGGGGTGCGGCCCGAGGACAAGGCGGCCAAGGTCGCGGAGCTCCAGGCGGAGGGGCTGAAGGTCGCCATGGTCGGCGACGGGGTCAACGACGCCCCGGCCCTCGCCCAGGCCGACGTCGGTATCGCCATCGGCGCCGGCACCGATGTCGCGATCGGCTCGGCCGGGGTCGTCCTGGCCTCCTCCGATCCGCGCGCGGTGCTCTCGGTCGGGAAGCTGTCGCGGGCGAGCTACCACAAGATGAAGCAGAACCTGTGGTGGGCCGCCGGCTACAACCTCTTCTCGGTGCCCCTGGCCGCCGGTGTGCTCGCGCCGCTCGGGTTCGTCCTGCCCATGAGCGTCGGCGCGATCCTCATGTCCGCGTCCACCGTCGTGGTGGCCCTCAACGCCCAACTGCTGCGCCGACTGGAACTGTGA
- a CDS encoding LacI family DNA-binding transcriptional regulator, which yields MASHGARGRSGGRPTLEEVAVRAGVGRGTVSRVINGSPRVSDATRAAVEAAVAELGYVPNTAARALAANRTDAIALVVPEPETRFFAEPYFSDMLRGVGAALSDTEMQLLLIFAGSDRERQRLADYLAAHRVDGVLLVSVHADDPLPDMLARLEIPAVISGPRSAAETLTSVDSDNYGGARQAVEHLLGRGRRRIAHITGRLDVYGAQRRIDGYRDALRDAGHEVDDLLVEAGDFSEEGGRHAMAALLERRPDLDAVFAASDVTAAGARHALREAGRRIPDDVALVGYDDSAIARHMDPPLTSVRQPIEEMGHRMIDLLLAEIADRRPSASRGLERRQVVLATELVERTSS from the coding sequence ATGGCAAGCCACGGAGCGCGGGGCCGCAGCGGCGGCCGGCCCACCCTCGAAGAGGTGGCGGTGCGCGCCGGTGTCGGCCGGGGCACGGTCTCCCGGGTGATCAACGGGTCACCTCGGGTGAGCGACGCCACCCGGGCCGCCGTGGAGGCCGCCGTCGCCGAACTCGGTTACGTCCCGAACACGGCCGCCCGCGCGCTGGCCGCCAACCGCACCGACGCGATCGCGCTGGTCGTGCCCGAACCGGAGACCCGGTTCTTCGCCGAACCGTACTTCTCGGACATGCTGCGCGGGGTGGGGGCGGCGCTCTCCGACACCGAGATGCAGCTGCTGCTGATCTTCGCGGGCAGCGACCGGGAGCGGCAGCGGCTCGCCGACTATCTGGCCGCGCATCGCGTGGACGGGGTGCTGCTGGTCTCGGTGCACGCCGACGACCCGCTGCCCGACATGCTCGCCCGGCTGGAGATCCCGGCCGTGATCAGCGGCCCCCGGTCGGCCGCGGAGACCCTGACCTCGGTCGACTCGGACAACTACGGCGGCGCCCGGCAGGCCGTCGAGCACCTCCTCGGCCGGGGCCGGCGCCGTATCGCCCACATCACCGGCCGCCTCGACGTGTACGGCGCCCAGCGGCGCATCGACGGCTACCGTGACGCCCTGCGGGACGCGGGCCACGAGGTGGACGACCTGCTGGTCGAGGCGGGCGACTTCTCCGAGGAGGGCGGCCGGCACGCGATGGCGGCCCTGCTGGAACGCCGCCCCGACCTGGACGCGGTCTTCGCCGCCTCCGACGTGACCGCCGCCGGCGCCCGGCACGCGCTGCGCGAGGCGGGCCGCCGCATCCCCGACGACGTGGCCCTGGTCGGCTACGACGACTCCGCCATCGCCCGCCACATGGACCCGCCGCTGACCAGCGTGCGCCAGCCCATAGAGGAGATGGGGCACCGGATGATCGACCTCCTCCTCGCCGAGATCGCCGACCGCCGCCCGTCCGCCTCGCGCGGGCTGGAACGACGCCAGGTGGTCCTGGCCACGGAGCTGGTGGAGCGGACCTCCTCGTAG
- a CDS encoding ABC transporter substrate-binding protein — MRARTLPLSRQRTNGGKLFTRKALAVAAVVSLGTGLLAGCADDGGDKDSDSSSDGKGKTTVTLGLFGTFGFKEAGLYAEYEKLNPDIKIAENVVERNENYYPALLNHLTTNSGLQDVQAVEVGNIAEIVETQAGKLEDLSKVEGVNKSDWLGWKWEQATTKDGQTVGLGTDIGPMAICYRKDLFEKAGLPTDREELGKLWAGDWAKLIEVGEDYQKKAPKGTTFFDSPGGLMSAVLSSEEKRFYDSSGEVIYKTNPAVKKAFDMTAKAAEDGLVGAQTQFQPSWDQTIANNKFAAMSCPPWMLGYIKGKSQPDAAGKWDVALPPKAGNWGGSFLAVPKSAKNAEEAKKLVAWLTAPAQQAKLFKVQGSFPSAQSIFDSPEVTGAVNDMTGDAPIGEVFAEAAQQIPVQVIGPKDQIISQGLGDNGVILVTKGKSPKEAWETAVKTIDNNLDK; from the coding sequence ATGCGAGCACGTACCCTCCCCCTCTCCCGGCAGCGCACGAACGGGGGGAAGCTCTTCACCCGCAAGGCACTGGCCGTCGCGGCCGTGGTGTCGCTGGGCACAGGGCTGCTGGCCGGCTGCGCCGACGACGGCGGAGACAAGGACTCCGACTCCTCGTCGGACGGCAAGGGCAAGACGACGGTCACGCTGGGTCTGTTCGGCACCTTCGGCTTCAAGGAGGCCGGGCTCTACGCCGAGTACGAGAAGCTGAACCCGGACATCAAGATCGCCGAGAACGTCGTCGAGCGCAACGAGAACTACTACCCGGCGCTGCTCAACCACCTCACCACCAACAGCGGCCTGCAGGACGTCCAGGCCGTCGAGGTCGGCAACATCGCCGAGATCGTGGAGACCCAGGCCGGCAAGCTCGAGGACCTCTCCAAGGTCGAGGGCGTGAACAAGAGCGACTGGCTCGGGTGGAAGTGGGAGCAGGCCACCACCAAGGACGGCCAGACCGTCGGCCTGGGCACCGACATCGGCCCGATGGCGATCTGCTACCGCAAGGACCTGTTCGAGAAGGCGGGCCTGCCGACCGACCGCGAAGAGCTCGGCAAGCTGTGGGCCGGCGACTGGGCCAAGCTGATCGAGGTCGGTGAGGACTACCAGAAGAAGGCGCCCAAGGGCACCACCTTCTTCGACTCCCCCGGCGGCCTGATGAGCGCCGTCCTCAGCAGTGAGGAGAAGCGGTTCTACGACTCCTCCGGCGAGGTGATCTACAAGACCAACCCCGCCGTCAAGAAGGCCTTCGACATGACCGCGAAGGCCGCCGAGGACGGACTGGTCGGCGCCCAGACGCAGTTCCAGCCCTCGTGGGACCAGACGATCGCCAACAACAAGTTCGCCGCGATGTCCTGCCCGCCCTGGATGCTCGGCTACATCAAGGGCAAGTCCCAGCCGGACGCCGCGGGCAAGTGGGACGTGGCCCTGCCCCCCAAGGCCGGCAACTGGGGCGGCTCCTTCCTGGCCGTGCCCAAGAGCGCCAAGAACGCCGAGGAGGCCAAGAAGCTCGTCGCCTGGCTGACCGCACCCGCACAGCAGGCGAAGCTGTTCAAGGTGCAGGGCAGCTTCCCGAGCGCCCAGAGCATCTTCGACAGCCCCGAGGTGACCGGCGCGGTCAACGACATGACCGGCGACGCTCCGATCGGTGAGGTCTTCGCCGAGGCCGCCCAGCAGATCCCGGTCCAGGTCATCGGCCCGAAGGACCAGATCATCTCGCAGGGCCTGGGCGACAACGGCGTCATTCTGGTGACCAAGGGCAAGTCGCCGAAGGAAGCCTGGGAGACGGCCGTCAAGACCATCGACAACAACCTGGACAAGTGA
- a CDS encoding universal stress protein, protein MAGHEFFEPADRKRPLADPTAAESLGADPLGAEKSRQPCDPAFRHGVVVGFDGSTSSERALAYAIGMARRFGSALIIVHVANRLPTTVWAGCEPPVFVDVPDHRTEVLGLELACADHLTEVPWILVERGGDICHELEEVGREYEADAIVVGSTHGLVGRLFGSVAGRLAKRAQRPVVVIP, encoded by the coding sequence ATGGCCGGTCACGAATTCTTCGAACCCGCGGATCGTAAGCGCCCCCTCGCCGACCCCACGGCGGCCGAGTCGCTCGGGGCCGATCCCCTGGGCGCGGAAAAGTCGCGCCAACCGTGCGATCCCGCGTTCCGGCACGGTGTGGTCGTCGGCTTCGACGGCTCCACCTCCAGCGAGCGGGCCCTCGCCTACGCGATCGGCATGGCCCGCCGCTTCGGCTCCGCGCTGATCATCGTCCATGTCGCCAACCGGCTGCCCACCACCGTGTGGGCGGGCTGCGAGCCGCCGGTCTTCGTCGACGTCCCGGACCACCGCACCGAGGTCCTCGGCCTCGAACTGGCCTGCGCGGACCACCTCACCGAGGTGCCCTGGATCCTGGTCGAACGCGGCGGCGACATCTGCCACGAACTCGAGGAGGTCGGCCGGGAGTACGAGGCCGACGCGATCGTCGTCGGCTCCACCCACGGCCTGGTGGGCCGGCTCTTCGGCTCCGTCGCCGGCCGGCTCGCCAAGCGGGCCCAGCGCCCCGTGGTGGTCATCCCCTGA
- the orn gene encoding oligoribonuclease, protein MNDRMVWIDCEMTGLSLSDDALIEVAALVTDSELNVLGDGVDIVIRPPEGALETMPEVVREMHTASGLLAELADGTTLEDAERRVLAYVKEHVKEPGKAPLCGNSVGTDRGFLLRDMPTLEDYLHYRIVDVSSIKELSRRWYPRAYYNSPEKNGNHRALADIRESIAELRYYREAVFVPQPGPDSDTAKKIAAKHVLPAQ, encoded by the coding sequence ATGAACGATCGCATGGTGTGGATCGACTGCGAGATGACCGGCCTCTCGCTGTCCGACGACGCGCTCATCGAGGTGGCCGCCCTCGTCACCGACTCCGAGCTGAACGTGCTCGGCGACGGTGTGGACATCGTCATCCGCCCCCCGGAAGGGGCCCTGGAGACGATGCCGGAGGTGGTGCGGGAGATGCACACCGCGTCCGGGCTGCTCGCCGAACTGGCGGACGGCACGACGCTCGAGGACGCCGAGCGGCGCGTCCTCGCCTATGTGAAGGAGCACGTCAAGGAGCCCGGCAAGGCGCCCCTGTGCGGCAACTCCGTCGGCACGGACCGCGGATTCCTGCTGCGGGACATGCCGACGCTGGAGGACTACCTGCACTACCGCATCGTGGACGTCTCCAGCATCAAGGAGCTGTCGCGCCGCTGGTACCCGAGGGCGTACTACAACAGCCCCGAGAAGAACGGCAACCACCGCGCGCTGGCCGACATCCGCGAGTCCATCGCGGAGCTGCGCTACTACCGCGAGGCCGTCTTCGTACCGCAGCCCGGCCCCGACTCCGACACCGCGAAGAAGATCGCCGCCAAGCACGTCCTGCCTGCTCAGTAG